One Coccinella septempunctata chromosome 8, icCocSept1.1, whole genome shotgun sequence genomic window carries:
- the LOC123318395 gene encoding uncharacterized protein LOC123318395, translated as MSDFKCPPTSGNSALDYFSDVVIGSKSSIPEKLEYTPEAVARRAARKNLKIRLMSRDSRLLKVNYQYLECSDTLVYMIDCLDINEDNSVDDAIDVPMVHSDILRKIFQWARIHANTPATDEKTRQKLEKYNERFLNANKPGLVDMLMAAYFLRIDSLKEVLCKKIGECKTSTFEQAFKKLDKFN; from the exons ATGAGTGACTTTAAATGCCCGCCTACGTCAGGAAATTCTGCCCTTGACTACTTCAGTGACGTTGTGATAGGAAGTAAATCTTCAATACCGGAGAAATTGGAGTACACTCCGGAAGCTGTAGCCAGGAGGGCAGCAAGGAAAAAT ttaaaaattcgtttgATGTCTCGGGACAGCCGTCTCCTGAAAGTGAATTATCAATATCTGGAATGCTCGGATACGCTGGTCTATATGATAGATTGTCTGGATATTAACGAGGATAACTCTGTGGATGATGCCATTGACGTTCCGATGGTTCATTCGGACATCCTCAGGAAAATATTTCAGTGGGCGAGGATCCATGCGAATACACCAGCTACAGATGAAAAAACTCGtcagaaattagaaaaatataaCGAAAGATTCCTGAATGCCAATAAACCAGGCCTTGTTGACATGCTCATGGCAGCGTACTTCCTTAGAATAGATTCTCTAAAGGAGGTTTTATGTAAGAAAATCGGAGAATGTAAAACGTCAACATTCGAACAAGCGTTCAAAAAATTAGACAAATTCAACTGA